From one Trueperaceae bacterium genomic stretch:
- a CDS encoding PQQ-binding-like beta-propeller repeat protein encodes MNKALRRLGALLACAGLLWAAYALAQDGQQPRTIEFTPVTDEMLLDPDPADWIMWRRNYAAWGYSPLDQITKENVQDLELAWAWAMVDGRQEVTPIVYDGIMYLYNQGDVIQALDAATGDLIWEYARDLPGDLATSSSSISRTMALYGDKLYFASGDMFLVALDPTNGQVIWETSIGEWEDDFRVTGGPLVAEGMVVVGVSGCGGAQPGGCYIVGLDAETGELAWRFNTIAEPGTPEGDSWNGLPLESRFGGSAWNIGSYDPELGLVFWSTGQPYPWIAEMNGLLPLQEGADNRALFTDSTLALDPQTGELAWYHQWLPTDTWDLDYAYEQILVDLEIDGETVPAIVATGKLGIVEAIDRRDGTWLWAHETVYQNVVESIDPETGAKTINQEAIPHIGQTTVNCPADPGSRSWASTAYSPLTNTLYLPMQEFCSDTTPNPLGEGEVYEGGGRATFSRRAVPGTDGNFGVVKAIDLSGPSERWEHRMRPANGGSAALTTGGGLVFTGNLARYFMAFDDTTGDVLWQVRLSNLPNGYPISYEVDGTQYIAVPVGRGSGPSNAFAVFTPDIVNPAGGNALYVFRLRDQGADQ; translated from the coding sequence ATGAACAAGGCGTTGAGGAGACTAGGCGCCCTGCTAGCTTGCGCGGGGCTCCTCTGGGCAGCGTACGCGCTGGCCCAGGACGGTCAGCAGCCGCGGACGATCGAGTTCACGCCGGTCACCGACGAGATGCTGCTCGACCCTGACCCCGCCGACTGGATCATGTGGCGCCGCAACTACGCCGCCTGGGGTTACAGCCCGCTCGACCAGATCACCAAGGAGAACGTCCAGGACCTCGAGCTCGCCTGGGCCTGGGCGATGGTCGACGGCCGCCAGGAGGTCACGCCGATCGTCTACGACGGCATCATGTACCTCTACAACCAGGGCGACGTCATCCAGGCGCTCGACGCGGCGACCGGCGACCTGATCTGGGAGTACGCCCGTGACCTGCCCGGCGACCTCGCCACATCGTCGTCGAGCATCTCGCGCACGATGGCGCTCTACGGCGACAAGCTCTACTTCGCCTCGGGCGACATGTTCCTCGTGGCGCTCGACCCCACCAACGGCCAGGTGATCTGGGAGACCTCGATAGGCGAGTGGGAGGACGACTTCCGCGTTACCGGCGGCCCGCTGGTGGCCGAGGGCATGGTCGTGGTCGGGGTCTCGGGCTGCGGCGGCGCCCAGCCGGGCGGCTGCTACATCGTCGGCCTCGACGCCGAGACGGGCGAGCTGGCGTGGCGCTTCAACACGATCGCCGAGCCCGGGACGCCAGAGGGCGACTCCTGGAACGGCCTGCCTCTCGAGAGCCGCTTCGGCGGGTCGGCCTGGAACATCGGCTCCTACGACCCCGAGCTGGGCCTTGTCTTCTGGAGCACCGGCCAACCCTACCCGTGGATCGCCGAGATGAACGGCCTGCTGCCGCTGCAGGAGGGCGCCGACAACCGCGCTCTCTTCACGGACAGCACGCTCGCGCTCGACCCGCAGACCGGCGAGCTCGCCTGGTACCACCAGTGGCTCCCGACCGACACGTGGGACCTCGACTACGCCTACGAGCAGATCCTCGTGGACCTCGAGATCGACGGCGAGACCGTGCCGGCCATCGTGGCCACCGGCAAGCTGGGGATCGTCGAGGCCATCGACAGGCGCGACGGCACCTGGCTGTGGGCGCACGAGACCGTCTACCAGAACGTCGTCGAGTCCATCGACCCAGAGACGGGCGCGAAGACGATCAACCAGGAGGCGATCCCGCACATCGGCCAGACGACCGTGAACTGCCCGGCCGACCCGGGCTCGCGCTCCTGGGCCTCGACCGCCTACTCGCCGCTCACGAACACCCTCTACCTGCCCATGCAGGAGTTCTGCTCCGACACCACGCCGAACCCGCTGGGCGAGGGCGAGGTCTACGAGGGCGGCGGCCGCGCGACCTTCTCGCGGCGCGCCGTGCCAGGCACCGACGGCAACTTCGGCGTCGTGAAGGCCATCGACCTGAGCGGCCCCTCGGAGCGTTGGGAGCACCGCATGCGCCCCGCCAACGGCGGCTCGGCGGCGCTCACCACCGGCGGCGGGCTCGTCTTCACCGGCAACCTCGCACGCTACTTCATGGCCTTCGACGACACGACCGGCGACGTGCTGTGGCAGGTCCGCCTCAGCAACCTGCCCAACGGCTACCCGATCAGCTACGAGGTCGACGGCACGCAGTACATCGCCGTGCCCGTCGGCCGCGGCTCGGGGCCCAGCAACGCGTTCGCGGTGTTCACGCCCGACATCGTGAACCCGGCGGGCGGGAACGCCCTGTACGTGTTCAGGCTGCGCGACCAGGGCGCCGACCAGTAG
- a CDS encoding c-type cytochrome, whose protein sequence is MKLRRLHLTFVASYLTVLAVAMLAAGPGAAAQGGEGEAVDGAQVFQSICAACHQPDGQGLPGAFPPLVGHARELYEAAGGPRYLAYVVLFGLQGQITAAGQTFDGQMPSFYDLSDAQIAAVLDHVLTELGEAGQPEGYEPVTPEAVAAARKAALSPALVHQRRPELAAADGAQPGAELADAHYAAAQVERALPVYRRLCVECHGEDLGGGLIGGPPLAGAAFRQKWGGRPLSALFTFMSTQMPQGSPGSLTDQQYADLLALILSRNGHEAGDEPIVPDLEVLGGLQVKPN, encoded by the coding sequence ATGAAGCTTCGTCGCCTGCACCTCACGTTCGTAGCGTCGTACCTCACCGTCCTCGCCGTCGCCATGCTGGCAGCGGGGCCGGGCGCCGCCGCGCAGGGCGGCGAGGGCGAGGCGGTCGACGGCGCCCAGGTGTTCCAGTCGATCTGCGCCGCCTGCCACCAGCCCGACGGCCAGGGCCTGCCGGGGGCGTTCCCGCCCCTCGTGGGCCACGCGCGAGAGCTGTACGAGGCGGCCGGCGGCCCCAGGTACCTGGCCTACGTCGTCCTGTTCGGCCTGCAGGGCCAGATCACGGCGGCCGGCCAGACGTTCGACGGGCAGATGCCGTCGTTCTACGACCTCTCGGACGCGCAGATCGCCGCCGTCCTCGACCACGTACTCACGGAGCTCGGCGAGGCGGGGCAGCCGGAGGGCTACGAGCCGGTGACGCCCGAGGCCGTGGCGGCGGCTCGCAAGGCGGCCCTCAGCCCCGCGCTGGTGCACCAGCGCCGCCCCGAACTGGCCGCCGCCGACGGCGCGCAGCCGGGCGCCGAGCTCGCCGACGCCCACTACGCCGCGGCGCAGGTGGAGAGGGCCCTGCCCGTCTACCGCCGGCTGTGCGTGGAGTGCCACGGCGAGGACCTGGGGGGCGGCCTCATCGGCGGTCCGCCGCTCGCCGGCGCCGCCTTCCGCCAGAAGTGGGGAGGCAGGCCGCTGTCGGCGCTCTTCACGTTCATGTCCACGCAGATGCCGCAGGGCAGCCCCGGCTCGCTTACCGACCAGCAGTACGCCGACCTGCTCGCCCTGATCCTCAGCCGCAACGGCCACGAGGCGGGCGACGAGCCCATCGTCCCCGACCTCGAGGTGCTGGGCGGCCTGCAGGTCAAGCCGAACTGA